One Jeotgalibaca porci genomic region harbors:
- the tpiA gene encoding triose-phosphate isomerase gives MRKPIIAGNWKMNKTAAEAQAFVEAVKNAIPSNEAVDSVIGSPTLYLEKMVSDREGTELKVAAQNCYFEDAGAFTGEVSPNALGDLGVDYVIIGHSERREYFHETDEDINKKAHAIFRNGMIPIVCCGETLEQREAGETAEWIKGQITNALKDLTEGQVSELVIAYEPIWAIGTGKSSSAEEADETCGVVRETVRELYNGATADAVRIQYGGSVKPENIAEYMAKSNIDGALVGGASLEAESFLKLLEAVK, from the coding sequence ATGAGAAAACCAATTATTGCAGGTAACTGGAAAATGAATAAAACAGCAGCAGAAGCGCAAGCTTTTGTAGAAGCTGTAAAAAACGCAATTCCAAGTAATGAAGCAGTAGATTCTGTTATCGGTTCTCCAACTTTATACTTGGAAAAAATGGTTAGCGACCGTGAAGGAACTGAACTTAAAGTTGCAGCACAAAACTGCTACTTTGAAGATGCAGGTGCTTTTACAGGCGAAGTTAGCCCGAACGCTTTAGGAGATTTAGGTGTTGATTACGTAATCATCGGCCACTCTGAAAGACGCGAGTACTTCCATGAAACAGATGAAGACATCAATAAAAAAGCGCATGCTATTTTCCGTAATGGTATGATTCCAATCGTTTGCTGTGGGGAAACACTAGAGCAACGTGAAGCTGGCGAAACAGCTGAATGGATCAAAGGTCAAATTACGAATGCATTGAAAGATTTAACAGAAGGACAAGTTTCTGAACTTGTTATCGCTTATGAACCAATCTGGGCAATCGGAACAGGTAAATCATCTTCTGCTGAAGAAGCGGATGAAACATGCGGCGTTGTTCGTGAAACAGTTCGTGAATTGTACAATGGTGCAACTGCGGATGCTGTACGTATTCAATACGGTGGTTCTGTTAAACCAGAAAACATTGCTGAGTACATGGCAAAATCAAACATTGACGGTGCTTTAGTTGGTGGAGCAAGTCTTGAAGCTGAATCCTTCTTGAAATTATTGGAGGCAGTTAAATAA